Proteins found in one Aspergillus chevalieri M1 DNA, chromosome 2, nearly complete sequence genomic segment:
- a CDS encoding carbohydrate-binding module family 48 protein (COG:S;~EggNog:ENOG410PXEX;~InterPro:IPR013783,IPR032640,IPR014756;~PFAM:PF16561) — translation MGSFTFRWPYNGNEVFVTGTFDDWGKTVRLDRVGDVFEKTISLPETDEKIQYKFVVDGNWITDSSTPQESVGGNINNVLYRDQIKDTSTITDIPQLAGAAVMSGVTPDSSTAALAANVPKESEKQASTLSSAAPESTTANLAKQVPSENRNNEGVPGSFPDTPATEAETFSVNPIPASSGASNPIKLKPGEKVPDPNTTHSNTVQSTVRTDPAGYEQDPSGSLAGLPTATNPAASHSNPTGGRRQSKIIPESGLPVDGESIGLTDTGVTIETATPSATTVGLASAVPLESQKQNSTSGAGAVSEVPDRVKNSISEAHRDPEAAADKGAVEEKKEFEDELKRKVKPSEAGGTPAPTTTAATTETAPAATGGASQSGELSPRSPSPSEPTVTTGIASAKAPEASNATGVSSPLSAGPTVTTGPAESKAPEVSSPKDNSAAEGAGAATGAEDKDIGKAVSEGTRTDTREHSSLTGPPRKSGSTSGPAAGAGQAGTKSSEPKQDGFKLGESKQTGAGDTSATNGNGNGTVRKDYADQAQGKANDVAKEQKKKHRGSGLFQKLKEKFK, via the exons ATGGGCAGCTTCACGTTCCGATG GCCGTATAATGGGAACGAGGTTTTTGTTACCGGCACCTTTGACGACTGGGGGAAGACCGTTCGACTTGACAGAGTTGGCGATGTCTTTGAGAAGACAATCTCACTTCCTGAGACGGACGAGAAAATACAGTACAAA TTCGTCGTGGATGGTAACTGGATTACCGATAGCAGTACCCCTCAGGAAAGCGTCGGCGGCAATATCAATAACGTTCTCTACCGTGATCAGATTAAAGACACCTCTACAATCACCGATATCCCTCAACTCGCTGGTGCTGCAGTCATGTCGGGAGTGACTCCAGACTCATCAACGGCTGCTCTGGCAGCCAACGTTCCCAAGGAAAGCGAGAAGCAAGCTTCCACCCTATCCTCCGCTGCCCCCGAGTCAACAACGGCCAACTTGGCGAAGCAAGTCCCATCTGAGAACAGAAATAATGAAGGCGTGCCTGGTTCATTCCCCGACACGCCTGCAACTGAGGCAGAGACATTCTCCGTAAACCCCATTCCTGCCTCCAGCGGTGCGAGCAACCCTATCAAATTGAAACCGGGAGAGAAGGTTCCCGACCCCAACACCACTCACTCGAACACCGTCCAGTCGACGGTCCGCACTGATCCAGCCGGGTATGAGCAGGACCCAAGTGGCTCGCTCGCGGGACTGCCTACCGCTACAAACCCGGCTGCGTCCCATTCCAACCCCACCGGCGGACGTCGTCAGAGTAAAATCATCCCCGAATCTGGTCTACCAGTCGACGGCGAAAGTATCGGTTTGACAGACACAGGCGTCACCATTGAGACTGCCACACCATCCGCGACCACTGTTGGTCTCGCCTCTGCCGTTCCTCTCGAATCTCAAAAACAGAACTCCACCAGCGGTGCTGGTGCGGTGAGCGAGGTTCCAGACAGGGTGAAGAACTCTATCTCCGAGGCACACCGGGACCCAGAAGCCGCAGCTGACAAAGGTGCcgtggaggagaagaaagagttCGAAGACGAGCTCAAACGAAAGGTCAAGCCTAGCGAGGCAGGCGGAACACCAGCTCCCACGACCACCGCCGCAACAACAGAGACTGCGCCTGCCGCTACTGGCGGTGCATCCCAGTCAGGAGAACTGTCCCCTCGCTCGCCATCTCCATCGGAGCCAACAGTCACGACCGGGATTGCCAGCGCCAAAGCGCCTGAGGCTTCTAACGCTACAGGTGTGTCTTCTCCTCTATCTGCAGGCCCAACCGTCACAACAGGTCCAGCCGAGTCCAAAGCCCCCGAGGTCTCTAGTCCCAAAGACAATTCTGCCGCCGAAGGAGCTGGTGCCGCAACGGGGGCAGAGGACAAAGACATTGGGAAAGCCGTCTCTGAAGGAACTCGTACCGATACGCGTGAACACAGCAGCTTGACAGGACCACCTAGAAAATCTGGATCCACTTCTGGGCCGGCGGCCGGCGCAGGACAGGCTGGAACTAAGTCTTCTGAGCCTAAGCAGGATGGATTTAAACTGGGAGAGTCCAAGCAGACTGGCGCTGGTGACACCTCCGCGACGAATGGTAATGGTAACGGAACCGTTCGCAAGGATTACGCCGACCAGGCACAAGGGAAAGCAAACGACGTGGCcaaggagcagaagaagaaacacCGCGGCAGTGGACTCttccagaagctcaaggagaaGTTCAAATAA
- a CDS encoding cyclic nucleotide-binding domain-containing protein (COG:T;~EggNog:ENOG410PGW3;~InterPro:IPR014710,IPR000595,IPR018488,IPR018490;~PFAM:PF00027), which translates to MFPFPPSIDWILPCSNLASDFLPEPFPFLSSLPAIYVAPSQPLTPLVVRAAGVVSSPALFSSNMADNSSFPGTNPFLKVSSNSSKGDSSPVFQQISEEDEYEVTSPTDATFKSANVGASSGTAYGGNSRDEEAAARASDTGIRFGRSPFSQDGDDDNDTFGKAPEPTRPSGLDPGFPSNYALGRRTSVSAESLNPTSAGSDSWTPPHHPKSEEQLSRLRTAVSGNFLFAHLDDDQFKTVLDALVEKPIPAKDIKVITQGDAGDYFYVVEKGSFDFYIHPSGSVQPGPDGMGNKVSSTGPGGSFGELALMYNAPRAATVVSVEPKSTLWALDRITFRRILMDSAFQRRRMYEAFLEEVPLLSSLKPYERSKIADALDAIKYSAGSTIITEGDPGDAFYLLESGEAEAFKEGEEGSVKDYKRGDYFGELALLDDKPRAASVVAKTDVKVARLGRDGFKRLLGPVEKILRRTEYGSRPNTATSTS; encoded by the coding sequence ATGTTCCCTTTTCCCCCATCAATAGATTGGATTCTCCCGTGTTCTAACCTGGCTTCTGACTTCCTTCCAGAACCTTTCCCGTTTCTCTCTTCGCTCCCCGCGATTTACGTCGCACCGTCCCAACCTCTAACCCCTCTCGTCGTCCGTGCGGCCGGAGTGGTGTCCTCTCCGGCCCTTTTTTCCAGCAACATGGCAGACAATTCGTCGTTCCCGGGTACCAACCCTTTCTTGAAGGTgtccagcaacagcagcaaaggTGACTCGTCTCCCGTGTTCCAGCAGATCTCGGAAGAGGACGAATATGAGGTGACGTCACCAACCGATGCCACCTTCAAGAGCGCCAACGTCGGTGCCTCGTCTGGAACAGCTTATGGAGGCAATTCTCGTGATGAAGAGGCAGCAGCAAGAGCATCAGATACTGGTATCCGGTTTGGTCGGAGCCCGTTCAGCCaagatggagatgatgaCAACGACACTTTCGGCAAAGCGCCAGAGCCGACTCGTCCCAGCGGTTTAGACCCCGGGTTCCCCAGCAACTATGCGCTGGGTCGTCGCACTTCGGTGTCAGCAGAGTCGTTGAATCCCACTTCCGCCGGTTCGGACAGCTGGACGCCCCCTCACCATCCCAAGTCTGAAGAGCAGCTCTCTCGCTTGCGGACTGCCGTCAGCGGAAACTTCCTCTTTGCCCACCTAGATGATGATCAGTTCAAGACCGTGCTGGATGCGCTTGTCGAGAAACCTATCCCCGCCAAGGATATCAAGGTCATCACCCAGGGTGATGCAGGTGACTATTTCTACGTTGTCGAAAAAGGTAGCTTTGACTTCTACATCCACCCCTCCGGATCTGTCCAGCCCGGCCCGGATGGCATGGGTAACAAAGTAAGCTCTACGGGCCCCGGAGGCTCCTTTGGTGAGCTGGCTCTCATGTACAATGCTCCACGTGCCGCGACCGTCGTGTCGGTGGAACCTAAGAGTACCCTCTGGGCTCTGGACCGCATTACCTTCCGCCGGATCCTCATGGACTCAGCTTTCCAGCGTCGTCGCATGTACGAGGCTTTCTTGGAAGAAGTCCCCTTGCTGTCGTCTCTCAAGCCGTACGAGCGGTCTAAGATTGCAGATGCGCTGGATGCTATCAAATATTCGGCAGGTTCCACTATCATCACGGAGGGCGATCCAGGTGATGCCTTTTATCTGCTCGAATCGGGTGAGGCTGAAGCATTCAaggaaggcgaagaaggctCCGTGAAAGATTACAAGCGTGGAGACTATTTCGGTGAACTTGCTCTGTTAGATGACAAGCCCCGAGCCGCCAGTGTCGTCGCCAAGACCGATGTTAAGGTTGCCAGGTTGGGTCGGGATGGTTTCAAGCGGTTATTGGGACCTGTCGAGAAGATACTGCGCAGAACTGAATATGGATCCCGGCCTAACACCGCAACATCGACATCGTAA
- a CDS encoding uncharacterized protein (COG:S;~EggNog:ENOG410PZ5B) produces MAVPFIPIFPICFQCGTDQNPCRCKVVGPTIGFVVTIVAAVVCYPASLFCGCCMTKTGKDVLAYPVKLNAQVSDLIPI; encoded by the exons ATGGCTGTCCCGTTCATCCCCATCTTCCCGATCTGCTTCCAGTGCGGAACGGACCAGAATCCGTGCCGGTGTAAGGTTGTTGGGCCGACGATTG GTTTTGTGGTTACTATTGTCGCGGCT GTCGTCTGCTATCCCGCCTCTCTCTTCTGCGGCTGCTGCATGACCAAGACTGGAAAAGA TGTGCTTGCGTATCCCGTGAAATTGAACGCGCAAGTTAGCGATCTCATACCTATATGA
- a CDS encoding uncharacterized protein (COG:S;~EggNog:ENOG410Q1CQ), giving the protein MTRTIYLALFNNGPKPAHYAIWIPKLNPDILGKLIQVDGNPATGFHLQFVRNYNIASDTLSEYKLTPLAEVDDKYVADPAGTERSIDTTARDRLESVATVVKPPGRSAKPFDSEAPNCQNWLYKYVQKLIKEGFVESSAGLVVQDAPKVFEKA; this is encoded by the exons ATGACCCGCACCATCTACCTAGCCCTCTTCAACAACGGCCCCAAACCCGCCCACTACGCCATCTGGATCCCCAAACTCAACCCAGACATCCTAGGCAAGCTCATCCAAGTTGATGGAAACCCAGCAACAGGCTTCCACCTCCAATTCGTGCGCAACTATAACATCGCCAGTGATACGCTTTCCGAATACAAACTCACCCCGCTGGCTGAAGTTGATGATAAATATGTAGCTGATCCTGCCGGTACGGAGCGGTCGATTGATACGACTGCTCGGGATCGGTTGGAGTCTGTTGCGACGGTGGTTAAGCCGCCTGGACGGAGTGCTAAGCCTTTTGATTCGGAG GCGCCTAATTGCCAGAATTGGCTGTATAAGTATGTGCAGAAACTTATCAAGGAAGGGTTTGTTGAATCTAGCGCTGGTTTGGTTGTTCAGGATGCTCCAAAGGTATTTGAGAAGGCATGA
- a CDS encoding uncharacterized protein (COG:S;~EggNog:ENOG410PNNI;~InterPro:IPR006620,IPR005123;~PFAM:PF13640;~go_function: GO:0005506 - iron ion binding [Evidence IEA];~go_function: GO:0016491 - oxidoreductase activity [Evidence IEA];~go_function: GO:0016705 - oxidoreductase activity, acting on paired donors, with incorporation or reduction of molecular oxygen [Evidence IEA];~go_function: GO:0031418 - L-ascorbic acid binding [Evidence IEA];~go_process: GO:0055114 - oxidation-reduction process [Evidence IEA]) — MPPKNKSKKDTQPNLKPTANSNGNNTSNGRNLINWPPLRPLVPPSDLSLIPLLHDQIYLIPNYFTANLCKTYISFLASLPLTTTPGKPKKDEAVRVNDRFQIEDAVFAEMLWNSTALRELVLTGRMEDDDYDQDEGEKRRSVKEMWGGEPLGLNSNIRVYRYKPGQFFAQHYDDANTVTFENKQTAPIQARTTWTLLIYLSNCTGGETVFYPEPSRWNRNPEPISVDPGMGMALLHRHGDRCMLHEGKEVLNGEKWVLRSDLVVER; from the exons atgcCCCCAAAAAACAAATCCAAAAAAGATACCCAACCCAATCTCAAACCCACCGCCAACAGCAACGGCAACAATACTAGCAATGGCAGAAATCTCATCAACTGGCCTCCCCTTCGTCCGCTCGTCCCCCCCTCAGATCTATCCCTaatccccctcctccacgACCAAATCTACCTAATCCCCAATTACTTCACTGCCAATCTCTGCAAAACCTACATCTCCTTCCTAGCATCCCTCCCGCTAACTACAACCCCCGGCAAGCCAAAAAAGGACGAGGCAGTCCGCGTAAACGACCGCTTCCAGATTGAGGATGCGGTTTTCGCGGAGATGTTGTGGAATTCCACGGCGTTGCGGGAGTTGGTACTAACGGGGCGgatggaggatgatgattatgatcaggatgagggggagaagaggaggagtgTCAAGGAGATGTGGGGTGGGGAGCCGTTGGGGTTGAATTCGAATATCAGGGTTTATCGGTATAAGCCGGGGCAGTTCTTTGCCCAGCATT ATGACGATGCGAATACCGTTACCTTTGAAAATAAACAGACTGCTCCCATTCAGGCTCGCACGACCTGGACTCTCCTCATTTATCTATCCAACTGCACTGGCGGAGAGACAGTCTTCTATCCCGAGCCCAGTCGCTGGAACCGCAATCCGGAGCCCATTTCAGTTGACCCCGGGATGGGAATGGCTTTGTTACATCGGCATGGGGACCGGTGCATGTTGCATGAGGGCAAAGAAGTTCTAAATGGGGAGAAATGGGTATTGAGAAGCGATCTCGTGGTTGAGAGGTAG